In Amycolatopsis coloradensis, one genomic interval encodes:
- the modA gene encoding molybdate ABC transporter substrate-binding protein — protein sequence MRKLAPVLLALALAATACGSEAAPQEGGRTLTVFAAASLTESFGTLGKRFEAQNSGVTVKFSFEGSSALVQKLTQGAKADVFASADQANMDKAAKGEVLDGQPSVFATNRLAIAVGKGNPLGIKGLADLAQDGLTVVVCAPQVPCGSAAKKVQQSSGVTLKPASEEQDVKSVLAKVQSGDADAGLVYVTDATSAAAKVDKVDFPEAAGAINDYPIAVVKDAPQARLAGLFRDFVLGAEGKNELAKAGFGAP from the coding sequence ATGAGGAAGCTCGCGCCCGTCCTGCTCGCGCTGGCGCTGGCCGCGACGGCCTGTGGTTCGGAGGCGGCGCCTCAAGAAGGAGGAAGGACGCTGACCGTCTTCGCCGCGGCGTCGCTGACCGAGTCGTTCGGGACGCTGGGCAAGCGGTTCGAGGCGCAGAACTCCGGGGTGACCGTGAAATTCAGCTTCGAGGGCTCCTCGGCGCTGGTCCAGAAGCTGACCCAGGGCGCGAAGGCGGACGTGTTCGCCTCGGCCGATCAGGCCAATATGGACAAGGCCGCCAAGGGTGAGGTGCTCGACGGGCAGCCGTCGGTGTTCGCCACCAACCGGCTCGCCATCGCGGTCGGCAAGGGCAACCCCCTGGGCATCAAGGGGCTGGCCGATCTCGCGCAGGACGGGCTGACCGTCGTCGTCTGCGCGCCGCAGGTGCCGTGCGGGTCGGCGGCGAAGAAGGTCCAGCAGTCGTCCGGGGTCACGCTCAAGCCCGCGAGCGAGGAACAGGACGTCAAGTCTGTGCTCGCGAAGGTGCAGTCGGGTGACGCCGACGCGGGACTCGTCTACGTCACCGACGCGACCTCCGCGGCCGCGAAGGTGGACAAGGTGGACTTCCCGGAGGCGGCGGGCGCGATCAACGACTACCCGATCGCGGTGGTGAAGGACGCTCCGCAGGCTCGGCTCGCCGGGCTGTTCAGGGACTTCGTCCTCGGCGCGGAGGGCAAGAACGAACTCGCGAAGGCCGGTTTTGGTGCGCCCTGA
- a CDS encoding ABC transporter permease, whose translation MPWVLWPPAICALALVVLPVVGLLVRSDLTRFPSLITSTSSLNALKLSLITAGLSTVACVLLGVPLAVVLARSGARGVRVLRAVVLLPLVLPPVVGGLALLYLLGRKGFLGILVTTLTGEQVPFTTAAVVIAQTFVAMPFLVVSLEGALRGAGDRYERVASTLGAKPWTVFRRVTLPLLLPALGSGIVLSFARALGEFGATITFAGSLEGVTRTLPLEVYTQAEVDVDSAVALALLLILVAVAVIALARPRALEGVRS comes from the coding sequence GTGCCGTGGGTGTTGTGGCCGCCGGCGATCTGCGCGCTGGCGCTGGTGGTACTGCCGGTCGTCGGCCTTCTGGTGCGTTCGGACCTGACCCGCTTCCCGAGCCTCATCACCTCGACGTCGTCGCTGAACGCGCTCAAGCTCTCGCTGATCACCGCCGGACTGTCCACTGTGGCCTGTGTGCTGCTCGGGGTCCCGCTCGCCGTGGTGCTCGCGCGCTCGGGGGCGCGCGGTGTCCGCGTGCTGCGCGCGGTGGTGCTGCTGCCGCTGGTGCTGCCGCCGGTGGTCGGCGGCCTGGCGTTGTTGTACCTGTTGGGCCGCAAGGGTTTCCTCGGGATCCTGGTGACCACCCTGACCGGTGAGCAGGTGCCGTTCACCACGGCGGCCGTGGTCATCGCGCAGACGTTCGTCGCGATGCCGTTCCTGGTGGTCAGCCTCGAAGGAGCTCTCCGGGGCGCCGGCGACCGGTACGAAAGGGTCGCATCCACACTGGGCGCCAAACCGTGGACGGTGTTCCGCCGGGTCACGCTGCCGCTGCTGCTGCCCGCGCTCGGTTCGGGCATCGTGCTGAGCTTCGCGCGGGCGCTGGGCGAGTTCGGCGCGACGATCACCTTCGCCGGCAGCCTGGAAGGGGTGACCCGGACCCTGCCGCTGGAGGTCTACACCCAGGCCGAGGTCGACGTCGACAGCGCGGTGGCGCTCGCGTTGCTGCTCATCCTGGTCGCCGTCGCGGTGATCGCGCTCGCCCGGCCGCGCGCGCTCGAAGGAGTCCGGTCGTGA
- a CDS encoding sulfate/molybdate ABC transporter ATP-binding protein — translation MTLSAELALRRGEFTLDVGFEVPDGGVLALLGPNGSGKSSVLGCLAGLLRPGRARITLDGRDLAGLPPHARGIGLLSQDALLFPHLSALDNVAFAPRSTGAGRAEAKKRAREWLTEVDALELAARRPAQLSGGQAQRVAIARALAAEPGLLLLDEPFAALDVDAAPAIRGLLRRVLRSGPPTVLVTHDPLDALALADHVAVLDGGRIVERGETRKVLSAPRTAFTARIAGLNLVPGIAAEGGLRTSGGQLAGIPAEDVVEGEAAVAVFAPSAVAVYPRDGEHRGSPRNTVEGIVDALEPHGPVIRVRARGDDWAAGLAADLTPAAVAELALEPGTPVNLSVKAASVAVHAVSDH, via the coding sequence GTGACCCTTTCGGCCGAGCTCGCCCTCCGGCGCGGCGAGTTCACCTTGGACGTCGGCTTCGAAGTCCCTGATGGCGGAGTGCTCGCGCTGCTCGGCCCGAACGGGTCGGGGAAGTCCAGTGTGCTCGGTTGCCTCGCCGGTCTGCTCCGGCCCGGCCGGGCACGGATCACCCTCGACGGCCGCGACCTGGCGGGCCTGCCGCCGCACGCGCGCGGCATCGGCCTGCTCTCCCAGGACGCGCTGCTCTTCCCGCATCTGTCCGCTTTGGACAACGTCGCCTTCGCGCCGCGCTCGACCGGTGCCGGCCGCGCCGAGGCGAAGAAGCGTGCGCGGGAGTGGCTGACCGAAGTGGACGCTCTCGAACTGGCCGCACGGCGGCCCGCGCAGCTCTCCGGCGGGCAGGCGCAGCGGGTCGCGATCGCGCGGGCGCTGGCCGCCGAGCCGGGACTCCTGCTGCTCGACGAGCCCTTCGCCGCGCTGGACGTCGACGCGGCGCCCGCCATCCGGGGGCTGCTCCGGCGGGTCCTGCGTTCCGGGCCGCCGACCGTGCTGGTCACCCACGACCCCCTCGACGCGCTGGCGCTGGCCGATCACGTCGCCGTCCTCGACGGCGGCCGGATCGTCGAACGCGGCGAGACCCGCAAGGTCCTCTCCGCGCCGCGCACGGCGTTCACCGCGCGGATCGCCGGGCTGAACCTGGTGCCCGGCATCGCCGCCGAGGGCGGTTTGCGCACGTCAGGCGGGCAGTTGGCCGGAATTCCGGCCGAGGACGTCGTCGAGGGCGAAGCGGCCGTCGCCGTCTTCGCGCCCAGTGCCGTGGCGGTGTACCCGCGGGACGGCGAGCACCGGGGCAGCCCGCGCAACACCGTCGAGGGAATCGTCGACGCGCTCGAACCCCACGGACCGGTGATCCGTGTCCGGGCCCGCGGCGACGACTGGGCGGCGGGTCTCGCCGCGGACCTCACCCCGGCCGCGGTCGCCGAGCTGGCGCTCGAACCCGGCACACCGGTCAATCTTTCGGTCAAGGCGGCGTCCGTGGCTGTTCACGCCGTCTCGGATCATTAG
- a CDS encoding HAD-IIA family hydrolase, whose amino-acid sequence MNERRWTYLSDMDGVLVQEEHLVPGADEFLKELRANDIGFLVLTNNSIYTPRDLRARLERTGLDIPEEAIWTSALATAKFLASQRPNGSAFVIGEAGLTTALHEVGYVLTERDPDYVVLGETRTYSFSAITRAIRLIEGGAKFIATNPDATGPSMEGSMPATGSVAALIEKATGRSPYYVGKPNPLMMRSALRRLGAHSESTLMIGDRMDTDVHSGIEAGLQTILVLTGISTRESAEHYPYRPTKIIDSIADLVGRTGDPFGEG is encoded by the coding sequence ATGAACGAGCGCCGTTGGACATACCTCAGCGACATGGATGGCGTGCTGGTCCAGGAGGAGCACCTCGTACCCGGCGCGGACGAGTTCCTCAAGGAGCTGCGCGCCAACGACATCGGCTTCCTGGTGCTGACCAACAACTCGATCTACACCCCGCGCGACCTGCGGGCGAGGCTCGAGCGGACCGGTCTCGACATCCCCGAGGAGGCCATCTGGACCTCCGCGCTGGCGACCGCGAAGTTCCTCGCGTCGCAGCGGCCGAACGGCTCGGCGTTCGTGATCGGCGAAGCCGGGCTCACCACGGCCCTGCACGAGGTCGGCTACGTGCTGACCGAACGCGACCCGGACTACGTGGTACTCGGTGAGACCCGCACGTACAGCTTCAGCGCGATAACCCGCGCGATCAGGCTCATCGAGGGCGGCGCCAAGTTCATCGCGACCAACCCGGACGCCACCGGCCCGAGCATGGAGGGCTCGATGCCCGCCACCGGCTCGGTCGCGGCGCTGATCGAGAAGGCGACCGGCCGCTCGCCGTACTACGTGGGCAAGCCGAACCCGCTGATGATGCGCTCCGCGCTGCGGCGGCTCGGCGCGCATTCGGAGTCGACGCTGATGATCGGCGACCGGATGGACACCGACGTCCACTCGGGAATCGAGGCCGGATTGCAGACGATCCTGGTGCTCACCGGCATCTCCACGCGGGAGAGCGCCGAGCACTACCCGTACCGGCCGACCAAGATCATCGACTCCATCGCCGATCTGGTCGGGCGCACCGGCGACCCCTTCGGCGAAGGCTGA
- a CDS encoding metallophosphoesterase, protein MHDDQPASSTYVVGDVHGHRDELAEALREKGLIDSDDDWSGGETTLWFLGDFVDRGPDGVGVIDLVMRLERQAATAGGHCGTLLGNHEILLLGMYHFGDTEVPSDFGPRSFARSWEINGGLLEDQDRLTPQHIEWLTSRPMLTLAADHLLMHSDTLEYLDWGEDIDGINARGREILEGSDIQAWWDVWRRMTTRYAFRGPDGADVAQQVMDRLGGERIVHGHSVIADQLGIHPAQIEGPYLYAGGKALGIDGGLFVGGPCLIVPLPWEPED, encoded by the coding sequence ATGCACGACGATCAGCCCGCGTCCTCGACCTACGTGGTCGGTGACGTGCACGGACACCGGGACGAGCTGGCCGAAGCGCTCCGGGAGAAGGGGCTGATCGACTCCGACGACGACTGGTCCGGTGGGGAGACGACCCTCTGGTTCCTCGGTGACTTCGTCGACCGGGGGCCCGACGGCGTCGGCGTCATCGACCTGGTGATGCGGCTGGAACGGCAGGCCGCGACGGCGGGCGGCCACTGCGGGACGCTGCTGGGCAACCACGAGATCCTGCTGCTCGGGATGTACCACTTCGGCGACACCGAGGTGCCGTCCGACTTCGGTCCGCGCAGCTTCGCCCGCAGCTGGGAGATCAACGGCGGGCTGCTCGAAGACCAGGACAGGCTCACCCCGCAACATATCGAATGGCTGACCTCCCGTCCGATGCTGACGCTGGCCGCGGACCATCTGCTGATGCATTCGGACACGCTCGAGTACCTCGACTGGGGCGAGGACATCGACGGCATCAACGCGCGCGGCCGCGAAATCCTCGAAGGCAGCGACATCCAGGCCTGGTGGGACGTCTGGCGGCGGATGACCACGCGCTACGCCTTCCGCGGCCCGGACGGCGCGGACGTCGCGCAGCAGGTCATGGACCGGCTCGGCGGCGAGCGGATCGTGCACGGGCACAGCGTCATCGCCGACCAGCTCGGGATCCACCCCGCGCAGATCGAGGGACCGTACCTCTACGCGGGCGGGAAGGCGCTGGGGATCGACGGCGGGTTGTTCGTCGGCGGCCCGTGCCTCATCGTGCCGCTGCCCTGGGAACCCGAGGACTGA
- a CDS encoding YccF domain-containing protein, producing the protein MRLILNVIWLVLCGLWMALGYVVAGVICCILIVTIPFGLASFRIAAYALWPFGRTVVDRRDAGAASTIGNVIWFLFAGLWLAIGHVLTGVALCVTIVGIPLGVANFKMIPVSLMPLGKEIVELP; encoded by the coding sequence ATGCGCCTGATCCTGAACGTCATCTGGCTCGTGCTGTGCGGCCTGTGGATGGCGCTCGGCTACGTCGTCGCCGGCGTCATCTGCTGCATCCTGATCGTCACCATCCCGTTCGGGCTGGCGTCGTTCCGGATCGCGGCCTACGCGCTCTGGCCGTTCGGCCGCACCGTGGTGGACCGGCGCGACGCCGGGGCCGCGTCGACGATCGGCAACGTCATCTGGTTCCTCTTCGCCGGGCTTTGGCTCGCGATCGGGCACGTGCTGACCGGGGTGGCGCTCTGCGTCACGATCGTCGGGATCCCGCTCGGCGTGGCGAACTTCAAGATGATCCCGGTCTCGCTGATGCCGCTGGGCAAGGAGATCGTGGAGCTTCCCTGA